AGCCAGTTCTTTCGGGAAATAAATGACGTCCTGGTGAGTGgtagtaaaacaaatttcctgtttacatttattttctttctccatTCATTTACactgcaataaataaataaatagcttAGCTTATGTACAACCTAACCACTGCGCGAAGTGGCTGAACAGCTGAGGATTAATTTCTTCGGAAGCGATTATTACTGTTCTTGGGCAGCAGTATCAGCTTGCTTCTGGTTGGACTAATGGAGGGCATCGTTGTGGTTTCCAGCTGCGATCCGGTCGAATCAATTTCATTCTCTTGCATATTATCGTACCCGTTCGCATCTGGCGCGGGGTATTGCTGTTGTGCCACCGTAGGACGAACAGGTCGACGGACGAACTTTTTCCGCTTCGGAACCTTACAGTCCTCGTAGATGCGGCCACAGTCTTTGTAGCTGATGGCCTTTTCATCACCAACATCACGGTAGTTGTGGAACACATCCCGGCTTGAATGAGTTAGACGTAGGGTTGATTAAACTTTCAACGCACGATTCATCACGGCTGCTGAGCTTACCCAATGGCACGCGTTACGAACAGAAGGATCGGGTTCCTTCTTGCTTGGAAATCAAACTCGCACACGAATCGCTTTCGACAgacgcgttgattgactcccagAAAGCGGAACGTCATATCGGTTAGAGTATCGGTCCAGTACATTCTGTAAGTGGGTTGTTTGATAGTTAAGCAAGATAGAATCATTCTTAATCACAAAAAAGCGCCTCATCATCATACTCATTCTCTTCCAAATCATCTTCATTAGGATCGCTATCGCCTGTTGACTGACGACCCTCCACGTCACGCTTTCGCCGAGTTCCGGAATACTTGGAGTACGACGAATACGAGGAAGTATCGCCCGTCGGTGGGAGATAAGCGTTCGAAGGTGGTCCGTAAGTAGGCGAAGGTGCACCGTAGCTGCTGGACGGAGGCTCAAAGCTCGAGTATGGTTCCGGTCCGGGATAGCTGGAGATGATCTCATGGCCTGTCGAATGATAGCTGGTGTAGGGGCCCGATTCGAGGAACGGTGGCGGTGTTTCGCTAATGAACGACGAACCGAAAAATCCACCCGGAAATATTTTGTGCCCAAAGAAATAgattccagcaaaaaaaagggccacCAGCACAATCTTTGCCTTCACCAGCACCACCGTGGTGAGGGTGGACATGATCGGACCGACTGGATACGGTGGAAGAGTGGTGAGAATTGTGGACACTTTTGCTTATTGCCAATGCACAATTGGCAGCGAAAAACTTACGGGCTTTAAAGAAGAATTTGTAGAATCGCTTTCTTCGGCGACCTTCATCAACCGATTTGGTGTTTGGTGACTCGGCGAGTTCTTGAGCAGCAACCAGCACCAACATTGCTGCCATCAGTAGCAATTGCTTGATGAAAGCCATGAT
This Anopheles marshallii chromosome 3, idAnoMarsDA_429_01, whole genome shotgun sequence DNA region includes the following protein-coding sequences:
- the LOC128714915 gene encoding uncharacterized protein LOC128714915; this translates as MAFIKQLLLMAAMLVLVAAQELAESPNTKSVDEGRRRKRFYKFFFKALGPIMSTLTTVVLVKAKIVLVALFFAGIYFFGHKIFPGGFFGSSFISETPPPFLESGPYTSYHSTGHEIISSYPGPEPYSSFEPPSSSYGAPSPTYGPPSNAYLPPTGDTSSYSSYSKYSGTRRKRDVEGRQSTGDSDPNEDDLEENEMYWTDTLTDMTFRFLGVNQRVCRKRFVCEFDFQARRNPILLFVTRAIGRDVFHNYRDVGDEKAISYKDCGRIYEDCKVPKRKKFVRRPVRPTVAQQQYPAPDANGYDNMQENEIDSTGSQLETTTMPSISPTRSKLILLPKNSNNRFRRN